Proteins encoded together in one Yersinia mollaretii ATCC 43969 window:
- the hflX gene encoding ribosome rescue GTPase HflX: protein MFDRYEAGEQAVLVHIYFSQDKNSEDLREFEALVSSAGVEALQIVTGSRKAPHPKYFVGEGKAVEIADAVKASGASVVLFDHALSPAQERNLERLCECRVIDRTGLILDIFAQRARTHEGKLQVELAQLRHIATRLVRGWTHLERQKGGIGLRGPGETQLETDRRLLRDRITLILSRLERVAKQREQGRRARTRADIPTVSLVGYTNAGKSSLFNKITAADVYAADQLFATLDPTLRRINVADVGDTVLADTVGFIRHLPHDLVAAFKATLQETRQASLLLHIIDAADPRVTENMAAVDTVLAEIEADEIPTLLVMNKIDLLDDFVPRIDRNEDNLPVRVWLSAQTGAGIPLLFQALTERLSGEIAHYELRLPPQAGRLRSRFYQLQAIEKEWIDEDGNVGMVVRMPIVDWRRLCKQEQELISYITSESGVVN from the coding sequence TTGTTTGACCGCTATGAAGCCGGTGAGCAGGCCGTACTGGTCCATATCTATTTCTCGCAAGACAAAAACTCAGAGGATCTGCGCGAATTTGAAGCGTTGGTATCTTCTGCGGGCGTAGAGGCTTTGCAAATTGTGACGGGTAGTCGCAAAGCACCACACCCTAAGTACTTTGTTGGCGAAGGAAAGGCCGTAGAAATTGCTGACGCGGTGAAAGCCAGTGGCGCGTCTGTTGTCCTGTTTGATCATGCCCTATCCCCAGCGCAAGAGCGAAATCTTGAGCGTTTGTGTGAGTGTCGAGTCATTGATCGTACTGGGCTAATTTTAGATATTTTTGCCCAACGGGCCCGTACCCATGAAGGTAAATTACAGGTCGAGTTAGCGCAATTGCGCCATATCGCGACCCGTTTGGTACGTGGTTGGACGCATCTTGAGCGTCAAAAGGGGGGGATTGGCCTAAGAGGGCCAGGTGAAACCCAGTTGGAGACTGACCGCCGTCTGCTACGCGACCGTATCACTTTGATTTTAAGTCGTTTAGAGCGTGTGGCAAAGCAGCGAGAGCAAGGGCGGCGTGCGCGTACCCGTGCTGATATTCCGACAGTATCCTTGGTGGGATATACCAACGCCGGTAAATCCAGCCTGTTTAACAAAATTACGGCAGCTGATGTTTATGCGGCTGACCAATTATTTGCCACACTGGATCCAACGTTACGCCGCATTAATGTGGCTGATGTGGGGGATACAGTATTGGCGGATACGGTAGGTTTTATCCGGCATCTGCCGCACGATCTGGTTGCTGCTTTTAAAGCAACACTACAAGAGACGCGGCAAGCTTCATTACTGTTACACATTATCGATGCAGCTGATCCTCGAGTCACTGAGAATATGGCCGCCGTCGATACTGTTTTGGCAGAGATCGAGGCCGATGAAATACCTACATTATTAGTAATGAATAAAATTGATTTGTTGGATGATTTTGTCCCGCGAATTGATCGCAACGAAGACAATCTGCCAGTCAGAGTTTGGCTTTCTGCCCAAACCGGCGCAGGGATCCCGTTGCTCTTTCAAGCGTTGACGGAACGCCTTTCAGGTGAGATCGCACACTATGAATTGCGTTTACCGCCTCAGGCAGGTCGTCTACGTAGCCGTTTTTACCAGCTTCAGGCAATTGAAAAAGAGTGGATAGACGAGGACGGGAACGTCGGTATGGTGGTCAGAATGCCTATCGTGGATTGGCGTCGTCTCTGTAAACAAGAGCAGGAATTGATCAGTTATATTACTAGTGAATCTGGTGTAGTTAATTAG
- the amiB gene encoding N-acetylmuramoyl-L-alanine amidase AmiB, whose amino-acid sequence MLVMVGLFTLPSALAMKLTDIKVNNGPTESRVTLSFDGKPIYAFFSLNAPERVVLDVRQSGNLSGLPLEFSGQNLLKRIRSSTPKDEQSTRLVLELTQKVKTRAVTQQSGNNYTVVITMTATDSAPVRQTQVLSQTNTPSPNAGRLTSQATSSAPAARITNSNTTSVAKNPFNNKPTVVVSSESTTTNTARPIKTASVANSDRVVVAIDAGHGGQDPGAIGQNGLKEKNVTIAIARRLEALLNSDPMFKPVLTRNGDYFISVMGRSDVARKQSANVLVSIHADAAPNRSATGASVWVLSNRRANSEMGSWLEQHEKQSELLGGAGDVLANTASDPYLSQAVLDLQFGHSQRVGYDVATKVLRELQNIGDIHKRRPEHASLGVLRSPDIPSLLVETGFISNSTEERLLGSSAYQEKIAQAIYKGLRSYFLAHPLQADPKVENRPLIETAAVDSSSSRSRVNQPDPVVSNAQSGRVSATKTIATGKSQIHKVQRGETLSGIASQYGVSMAVLRQNNTLKNDVVWVGQRLKVPASGSTAAAVTPKAATSKTTASTKAKSNKSQPVKHQVKRGDTLSAIAARYGVSMSEIERANKIKSGNVQLGQTLTIPQS is encoded by the coding sequence CTGCTGGTTATGGTGGGATTATTCACCTTGCCTTCAGCACTGGCGATGAAATTGACTGATATTAAGGTCAACAATGGCCCAACTGAAAGTCGCGTGACACTCAGTTTTGATGGCAAACCGATCTACGCCTTTTTCTCTTTAAACGCGCCAGAGCGTGTCGTGTTGGATGTCCGCCAAAGTGGCAATCTTTCAGGTCTACCGCTTGAGTTTAGCGGGCAGAATCTGCTGAAAAGAATCCGCTCCAGCACCCCAAAAGATGAGCAAAGTACCCGTCTGGTATTGGAACTGACGCAAAAAGTGAAGACCCGCGCTGTCACTCAGCAGTCGGGCAACAATTACACCGTCGTCATTACCATGACCGCCACGGATAGCGCCCCTGTTCGCCAGACACAGGTCTTAAGCCAGACCAATACACCTAGCCCTAATGCGGGGCGATTGACGTCGCAAGCAACAAGTTCGGCTCCCGCTGCACGCATAACCAACTCCAATACCACTTCAGTGGCGAAAAATCCGTTTAACAACAAACCCACAGTAGTGGTGAGCAGCGAAAGCACCACGACGAATACTGCCCGCCCGATTAAAACCGCCAGTGTCGCGAACAGTGATCGGGTTGTGGTGGCGATTGATGCGGGCCACGGTGGTCAAGATCCCGGTGCAATCGGGCAAAACGGCTTGAAAGAGAAGAATGTCACTATTGCCATCGCCCGTCGGCTTGAAGCGCTACTCAATAGTGACCCGATGTTTAAGCCGGTGTTGACCCGTAATGGCGATTACTTTATTTCGGTGATGGGCCGATCTGACGTGGCGCGGAAACAGAGCGCTAACGTGCTGGTTTCCATCCATGCTGATGCGGCGCCTAACCGCAGTGCCACGGGAGCCTCGGTTTGGGTGCTCTCCAATCGCCGTGCAAACAGTGAAATGGGGAGCTGGCTGGAGCAACATGAGAAGCAATCCGAGCTGCTCGGCGGCGCGGGCGATGTGTTGGCAAACACCGCGTCGGACCCCTATTTGAGTCAGGCGGTGCTGGATCTGCAATTTGGTCACTCCCAGCGAGTGGGGTATGACGTCGCCACCAAAGTGCTGCGTGAGCTGCAAAATATTGGCGATATCCATAAACGCCGCCCTGAACACGCCAGTCTTGGGGTGTTGCGTTCACCGGATATTCCGTCGTTGTTAGTGGAAACCGGCTTTATCAGTAATAGTACGGAGGAGCGGCTGCTTGGCAGTAGCGCGTATCAGGAGAAGATTGCTCAGGCCATTTATAAAGGCTTGCGCAGTTATTTCCTCGCGCATCCGCTACAAGCCGACCCAAAGGTCGAAAACCGTCCGCTAATCGAAACAGCGGCGGTTGATTCATCTTCATCGCGTTCACGTGTTAATCAGCCTGATCCGGTTGTCAGTAATGCGCAAAGCGGCAGAGTATCTGCCACCAAAACGATTGCGACGGGTAAAAGCCAGATCCATAAAGTGCAACGTGGCGAAACCTTATCCGGAATTGCCAGTCAATACGGTGTCAGTATGGCGGTGTTGCGGCAGAATAATACGCTGAAAAATGATGTGGTCTGGGTAGGGCAGCGGTTGAAAGTCCCGGCCTCCGGCAGTACGGCTGCGGCAGTTACGCCAAAAGCAGCCACGTCAAAAACAACCGCGTCAACTAAAGCGAAATCGAATAAAAGCCAGCCCGTTAAGCATCAGGTAAAACGCGGCGATACGTTATCCGCCATTGCCGCCAGATACGGTGTGTCGATGAGCGAGATTGAGCGGGCGAATAAGATAAAGTCAGGTAACGTCCAACTTGGGCAGACCCTCACGATTCCACAATCGTAA
- the hfq gene encoding RNA chaperone Hfq, whose translation MAKGQSLQDPFLNALRRERVPVSIYLVNGIKLQGQVESFDQFVILLKNTVSQMVYKHAISTVVPSRPVSHHSNNPSGSTNNYHGSNPSAPQQPQQDSDDAE comes from the coding sequence ATGGCTAAGGGGCAATCTTTGCAAGATCCGTTCCTGAACGCATTGCGTCGTGAACGTGTTCCGGTTTCTATTTATTTAGTGAATGGCATTAAACTGCAGGGCCAGGTTGAGTCTTTTGATCAGTTTGTCATTCTGTTAAAGAACACAGTTAGCCAGATGGTTTATAAGCACGCCATCTCTACTGTAGTGCCTTCCCGCCCGGTTTCGCATCACAGCAATAATCCGAGTGGTAGCACCAATAATTATCATGGTAGTAATCCGTCTGCGCCTCAACAGCCGCAGCAGGATAGCGATGACGCTGAATAA
- the mutL gene encoding DNA mismatch repair endonuclease MutL translates to MPIQILPPQLANQIAAGEVVERPASVVKELVENSLDAGATRIDIDIDRGGAKLIRIRDNGCGINKEDLALALARHATSKISSLEDLEAILSMGFRGEALASISSVSRLILTSRTAEQNEAWQAYAEGRDMAVTIKPAAHPVGSTLEVLDLFYNTPARRKFMRTEKTEFGHIDEVVRRIALARFDVAINLSHNGKLMRQYRAATDPSQHERRLASICGPAFLQHALAISWQHDDLTIRGWVADPAASRTLSEMQYCYVNSRMMRDRLINHAIRQAYQDLLKDDQQPAYVLYLDIDPHQVDVNVHPAKHEVRFHQARLVHDFIYQAVTTVLQQAATPVLNVNEDGEEIEAPRWQPENRVAAGVNKYAQPEPTKTLPIERNAATERVSSVREHAAPAYSTGQPYQKQQGELYRQLVQPAVMTPPAELRAPVVAPPKPRPTPADAPLQGDHYSFGRVLTVFPPCYALIEYKQGIALLALKVAERWLKQAQLNPPPEGLRPQPLLIPLKLTLAKNEAAACQRHQNLLMTMGIELAVEHGRGTLRAVSLPLRQQNLQKLIPELLGYLSQHEEISPDALATWIARYLGSEHEVWNVSQAIQLLTDVERLCPQLVQSPPAGLLQPIDIKAALATLTHE, encoded by the coding sequence ATGCCGATTCAGATTCTGCCACCACAGCTCGCGAACCAAATTGCCGCCGGTGAAGTGGTAGAACGGCCTGCATCGGTAGTCAAAGAGTTGGTCGAGAACAGTCTGGATGCGGGTGCGACGCGGATTGATATTGATATTGATCGTGGTGGGGCAAAACTCATTCGTATCCGTGATAACGGCTGTGGGATTAACAAAGAGGATTTGGCACTGGCATTGGCGCGCCATGCCACCAGTAAAATAAGCTCGCTGGAGGATCTGGAAGCCATCCTCAGTATGGGGTTTCGCGGTGAAGCACTGGCCAGTATCAGCTCCGTCTCTCGCCTGATTCTGACGTCGCGCACTGCCGAGCAAAATGAAGCTTGGCAGGCTTACGCGGAGGGTCGCGATATGGCGGTGACCATCAAACCCGCCGCGCATCCTGTGGGCAGCACCCTTGAAGTACTGGATCTCTTTTACAATACGCCTGCCCGCCGCAAATTTATGCGCACTGAAAAAACTGAATTTGGTCACATTGATGAAGTGGTGCGGCGCATTGCGTTGGCGCGCTTCGATGTAGCTATCAACTTGAGTCATAACGGTAAGTTAATGCGCCAGTACCGTGCAGCCACCGACCCATCACAGCATGAGCGCCGTTTGGCCAGCATCTGTGGCCCGGCGTTTTTGCAGCATGCACTGGCGATCTCTTGGCAGCATGATGACTTAACGATTCGTGGCTGGGTGGCTGATCCGGCGGCGAGCCGCACACTCAGTGAAATGCAATATTGCTACGTGAATAGCCGCATGATGCGCGATCGGCTGATCAACCATGCGATCCGTCAGGCGTATCAGGATTTACTCAAGGACGACCAACAGCCCGCCTACGTGTTGTATCTGGATATCGATCCCCATCAGGTGGATGTTAATGTACACCCGGCTAAACATGAAGTGCGCTTCCATCAGGCGCGTCTAGTACATGACTTTATCTATCAAGCCGTGACCACGGTGTTACAACAAGCCGCTACCCCAGTTCTGAACGTCAATGAAGATGGCGAAGAGATCGAAGCTCCGCGCTGGCAGCCGGAAAATCGCGTCGCGGCTGGGGTTAATAAATATGCACAACCGGAACCGACGAAAACCCTTCCGATAGAGCGAAACGCGGCTACTGAGCGAGTATCATCGGTCCGTGAACATGCGGCCCCCGCTTACAGCACGGGCCAGCCTTACCAGAAACAGCAAGGTGAGTTATATCGCCAGCTGGTGCAACCGGCTGTTATGACTCCGCCAGCAGAACTCCGCGCTCCGGTAGTTGCGCCGCCGAAACCACGGCCAACACCTGCTGATGCTCCTCTTCAAGGCGATCATTACAGTTTTGGCCGAGTGCTCACGGTATTTCCACCTTGTTATGCTTTGATTGAATATAAGCAAGGCATAGCATTACTGGCACTGAAGGTTGCAGAGCGCTGGCTGAAACAGGCTCAATTAAACCCGCCGCCAGAAGGACTGCGTCCTCAGCCGTTACTCATCCCGTTAAAACTGACATTAGCTAAAAATGAGGCCGCTGCTTGCCAGCGCCACCAGAACTTATTGATGACGATGGGGATAGAGCTGGCTGTTGAACACGGAAGAGGGACCTTACGTGCAGTATCTTTACCATTACGCCAACAAAATTTACAAAAACTGATACCGGAACTGTTAGGCTATCTGTCGCAGCATGAAGAGATATCGCCTGATGCTTTGGCCACATGGATTGCACGCTATCTTGGCAGTGAACATGAGGTATGGAATGTGTCTCAAGCGATACAGTTATTGACGGATGTTGAGCGTCTTTGTCCACAGCTGGTGCAATCACCCCCTGCTGGGCTATTACAACCTATTGATATAAAGGCTGCATTGGCAACCCTGACTCATGAATGA
- the miaA gene encoding tRNA (adenosine(37)-N6)-dimethylallyltransferase MiaA, translated as MNDIENRDRPPAIFVMGPTASGKTALSIALRQRLPVELISVDSALIYRGMDIGTAKPSAEELALAPHRLIDIRDPAESYSAADFRKDALKEMADITAAGRIPLLVGGTMLYFKALLDGLSPLPSADPQVRQRIEEQAAEQGWEALHQQLADIDPVSAARIHPNDPQRLSRALEVFFISGKTLTELTKISGETLPYRVHQFAIAPVSRELLHQRIELRFHQMLAAGFEAEARALFDRGDLHTDLPAIRCVGYRQMWSYLSGEIDYNEMVYRGVCATRQLAKRQMTWLRGWSSVQWLDSDKPGEALDSVIQVVSA; from the coding sequence ATGAATGATATTGAAAATCGAGACCGGCCACCGGCAATCTTTGTTATGGGGCCAACTGCTTCAGGTAAAACAGCGCTCTCAATTGCGCTGAGACAGCGGCTACCTGTGGAGTTAATCAGCGTAGACTCTGCCCTAATCTATCGTGGCATGGATATCGGCACGGCTAAGCCCAGTGCAGAAGAGCTGGCGTTAGCGCCACATCGCCTGATTGACATCCGCGATCCGGCTGAATCCTACTCGGCCGCTGATTTCCGTAAAGATGCATTGAAAGAGATGGCCGACATTACCGCTGCCGGGCGAATTCCGCTGTTGGTGGGGGGAACGATGCTCTATTTTAAAGCGCTGTTGGACGGTTTATCGCCGTTGCCCTCCGCCGATCCGCAGGTACGCCAGCGTATTGAAGAGCAGGCGGCGGAGCAGGGTTGGGAGGCATTACACCAGCAATTGGCTGACATCGATCCCGTCTCGGCGGCGCGAATTCATCCTAATGATCCCCAACGGCTCTCTAGAGCACTGGAAGTTTTTTTTATTTCAGGTAAAACTTTAACGGAACTGACTAAAATTTCGGGTGAAACCTTACCTTATCGGGTTCACCAATTTGCGATTGCGCCTGTTAGCCGAGAGCTTCTGCACCAGCGGATTGAATTACGTTTTCATCAGATGCTGGCGGCAGGGTTTGAAGCAGAGGCTAGGGCGCTTTTTGACCGTGGTGACTTGCATACGGATTTGCCTGCCATTCGTTGTGTGGGATACCGGCAGATGTGGTCATATCTGTCCGGTGAGATTGATTACAACGAAATGGTTTACCGCGGAGTTTGTGCGACACGTCAACTGGCAAAGCGCCAAATGACTTGGTTACGGGGCTGGAGTTCAGTTCAATGGCTCGACAGTGATAAGCCGGGAGAGGCTTTAGACTCTGTAATACAGGTTGTTAGTGCATAG